From Psychroflexus torquis ATCC 700755, the proteins below share one genomic window:
- a CDS encoding restriction endonuclease subunit S: MIKYDTYKDSGIEWLGEIPVHWEVKRVKEIFNLVRGKFTHRPRNDQRMYNNGTFPFLQTGDVAKSSKYVLQYKQVLNENGIKVSRQFKKGTLVMTIAANIGDVALLGFDAYFPDSLVAFNTKHNINFYYYLLSVTKSELDTVKITNTQDNLNLERLNSLLKICPPLSEQTIIANYLDKKTTAIDQKINLLTKKTDKYKELRKSLINQTVTDGLDKNTIWKTYRLKDIGQIYSGLSGKNGDDFKKEKDPNNRGFIPFTNIANNTYLDVEHLSKVIISPTENQNKVQKNDLFFLMSSEGYEDIGKSAVLKEDIPETYLNSFCKGFRITNTNVDAFFINYLLLSDDNRNKMVIQGKGFTRINLKIEKVNNFSITIPSTKAEQTAIANYLDEKTSTIDAIVSNIERQINHLKELRKTVINDVVTGKIKVI; this comes from the coding sequence ATGATAAAATATGATACATATAAAGATAGTGGTATTGAATGGTTGGGTGAGATTCCAGTGCATTGGGAAGTAAAAAGAGTAAAAGAAATATTTAATCTTGTTAGAGGGAAATTTACGCATAGACCAAGAAATGACCAAAGAATGTATAATAATGGCACATTTCCTTTTTTACAAACAGGTGATGTAGCAAAATCTTCTAAATACGTTTTACAATACAAACAAGTGTTAAATGAAAATGGTATTAAAGTTAGTAGGCAATTTAAAAAAGGAACTTTAGTGATGACTATTGCTGCAAATATTGGAGATGTAGCCTTACTTGGGTTTGATGCTTATTTTCCTGATAGTTTAGTTGCTTTTAATACAAAACACAACATAAACTTTTACTATTACCTTTTATCTGTTACTAAAAGTGAACTTGATACAGTTAAAATTACAAATACACAAGACAACCTTAATTTGGAGCGTTTGAATAGTTTGTTAAAAATATGCCCACCACTTTCAGAACAAACAATCATTGCAAACTACTTAGACAAAAAAACAACAGCAATAGACCAAAAGATAAACTTACTTACCAAAAAAACTGATAAATATAAAGAGTTAAGAAAATCTTTAATTAACCAAACGGTTACAGATGGTTTAGATAAAAACACCATTTGGAAAACTTATAGGTTAAAAGATATTGGGCAAATTTATAGCGGTTTATCAGGGAAAAACGGTGATGATTTTAAAAAAGAAAAAGACCCTAACAATAGAGGTTTTATACCATTTACTAATATTGCCAACAACACATATTTAGATGTAGAGCACTTGAGCAAGGTTATTATTAGCCCAACAGAAAATCAAAATAAAGTACAAAAAAACGACTTATTCTTTTTAATGAGTTCAGAAGGATACGAAGATATTGGAAAGTCAGCAGTACTTAAAGAAGATATACCAGAAACATACTTAAACAGTTTTTGCAAAGGGTTTAGAATTACAAACACCAATGTAGATGCTTTCTTTATCAATTACCTTTTATTAAGTGATGATAATAGAAACAAAATGGTTATTCAAGGAAAAGGCTTTACACGAATTAATTTAAAAATTGAAAAAGTAAACAACTTTTCAATTACTATTCCTTCAACTAAAGCAGAACAAACAGCCATAGCCAACTATTTAGATGAAAAAACGAGTACAATAGATGCGATAGTAAGCAATATAGAAAGACAAATAAACCACCTAAAAGAGTTGCGTAAAACGGTGATAAATGATGTGGTTACGGGTAAAATAAAAGTCATATAA
- a CDS encoding HsdM family class I SAM-dependent methyltransferase, giving the protein MSILKHESEIWETADLLRGAGIKTSDFPKYMMPFFALLMVESRLIRESKRMVDDGESQDNMDEFVEIFQLEGLGYNDFVIREGKSLKDICKNDKTFDVDFQSYIKSFDAETKYLLGVDKGTEEEKFLDISGISGLLKKKRILFNTVKTWSAIDLTPYNNSEITTLEEHIKRKWADISAETAGEQYTPDDIISLITELIATRIEDNEQFLSIYDPTCGGGNLLFGVEDKINKEFNRPTSTFGEDWSDSLYALAKIESRFRQDSTIKYGNTLTDINFIEKRFDVIVANPPYGVDWKGFKKDIENDTTERFIDLPSISDGQFLFTQHILYQLEDDGFAVVVHNGSTLFSGDAGSGESNIRKHFFEQDWVEAIIQMPTDEFFNTGIYTYLWVFNKNKKADRKDKVMLLNASDLFEKLKKSKGKKRKKMNADNRAEIVKAFTDYKENEYTKIFDKWEFYFNKQSIMLTNVDENGKSITMPTKENREGELVEQKSIKIDASSVLILDSFKENGMKAINQMETTEYPEDEYQNLKEYYDKHYKNYVAEFNYKADAFAVLDTNGNAYTYNTSIETIIETTKKQVETELGNGKIVVKASYKKATKTREAKIEVAVTLTKDLQKDYEIINYAPIEATNQQNIANFMAKYITKPFEYIDNVVGVELNFNKVFYKSEILRTVSTITADLNSLENDLQDLEKELAL; this is encoded by the coding sequence ATGAGCATACTTAAACACGAATCAGAAATTTGGGAAACTGCTGACCTACTAAGGGGTGCAGGAATAAAAACAAGTGATTTCCCTAAATATATGATGCCTTTCTTTGCCTTACTAATGGTAGAAAGTAGATTAATAAGAGAATCTAAAAGAATGGTTGATGATGGCGAAAGTCAAGACAATATGGATGAGTTTGTAGAGATTTTTCAATTAGAAGGATTAGGCTATAACGATTTTGTAATTCGTGAAGGAAAATCATTAAAAGACATTTGTAAAAACGATAAAACCTTTGATGTAGATTTTCAATCTTACATTAAGTCTTTTGATGCCGAAACCAAATATTTATTGGGTGTAGATAAAGGAACTGAAGAAGAAAAGTTTTTAGATATTTCTGGAATTAGTGGTTTGCTCAAAAAGAAAAGAATACTTTTTAATACCGTTAAAACTTGGAGTGCTATAGACCTAACACCTTATAACAATTCCGAGATTACTACGCTTGAAGAACATATAAAACGTAAATGGGCAGACATATCTGCCGAAACAGCAGGAGAACAATATACACCAGACGATATTATCTCGCTTATTACAGAACTCATTGCTACACGGATAGAAGATAACGAACAATTTTTAAGTATTTACGACCCTACTTGTGGTGGTGGTAACTTACTATTTGGTGTAGAAGATAAAATAAACAAAGAATTTAACAGACCTACCTCTACTTTCGGAGAAGATTGGAGCGATAGTTTATACGCTTTAGCCAAAATAGAAAGTAGATTTAGACAAGATTCTACTATAAAATATGGGAACACCTTAACCGATATTAATTTTATAGAAAAACGTTTTGATGTTATTGTAGCCAATCCTCCTTATGGTGTTGATTGGAAAGGGTTTAAAAAAGATATAGAAAACGATACTACCGAACGATTTATTGATTTACCCTCTATTTCTGATGGGCAATTTCTATTCACACAACACATTTTATATCAATTAGAAGATGATGGTTTTGCAGTAGTGGTGCACAATGGTTCTACTTTATTTAGTGGTGATGCAGGAAGTGGCGAAAGTAATATACGTAAACACTTTTTTGAGCAAGATTGGGTAGAAGCAATTATACAAATGCCTACAGACGAGTTTTTCAATACAGGTATTTACACCTACTTATGGGTATTCAATAAAAATAAAAAAGCAGACAGAAAAGACAAAGTAATGCTTTTAAATGCCAGTGATTTATTTGAAAAATTAAAAAAATCGAAAGGGAAAAAGCGTAAGAAAATGAATGCCGATAATAGAGCCGAAATTGTAAAAGCATTTACCGATTATAAAGAGAATGAGTACACCAAAATATTCGACAAATGGGAGTTCTATTTCAACAAACAAAGTATAATGCTTACCAATGTAGATGAAAACGGAAAATCGATAACAATGCCTACCAAAGAAAATAGAGAAGGCGAATTGGTTGAGCAAAAAAGCATTAAAATAGATGCCAGTAGTGTACTAATTTTAGATTCATTTAAAGAAAATGGAATGAAAGCCATTAACCAAATGGAAACTACCGAATACCCAGAAGACGAATACCAAAACCTAAAAGAATATTACGATAAACATTACAAAAACTATGTAGCCGAGTTCAATTACAAAGCAGATGCTTTTGCAGTATTAGATACCAATGGTAATGCATATACTTATAACACAAGCATAGAAACCATTATAGAAACGACTAAAAAACAAGTAGAAACCGAATTAGGAAATGGCAAAATAGTAGTAAAAGCAAGTTATAAAAAAGCCACCAAAACAAGGGAAGCAAAAATAGAAGTAGCCGTAACCTTAACCAAAGACCTACAAAAAGATTATGAGATTATAAACTACGCACCCATAGAAGCAACCAACCAACAAAACATTGCCAATTTTATGGCAAAATATATTACCAAACCTTTTGAGTATATAGACAATGTAGTAGGTGTAGAACTCAACTTTAACAAAGTGTTTTATAAATCCGAAATACTAAGAACAGTTAGCACAATTACTGCCGATTTAAATAGTTTAGAAAATGATTTGCAAGACTTAGAAAAAGAATTAGCACTATGA
- a CDS encoding helix-turn-helix domain-containing protein, which yields MKSFGELIRTKREEQKMLLRHLSASLDMDMALLSKIERGDRFARIEQVEKIAEVLKIDLQELKSIWLADKIFDMANKEETGLEILDLAIKKVNKTIKNK from the coding sequence ATGAAATCTTTTGGAGAATTAATCAGAACAAAAAGAGAAGAGCAAAAAATGCTTCTCAGACACCTATCCGCATCTTTAGATATGGATATGGCTTTATTAAGTAAAATTGAAAGAGGTGACCGTTTTGCAAGAATTGAACAAGTAGAAAAAATTGCAGAGGTATTAAAAATTGATTTACAAGAACTAAAAAGTATTTGGTTGGCAGATAAGATTTTTGATATGGCGAATAAAGAAGAAACCGGATTAGAAATTTTAGACCTTGCTATCAAAAAGGTAAACAAAACTATAAAAAATAAATAA
- a CDS encoding DUF695 domain-containing protein, with translation MVKDKDFRVIIPKQQYQVLNFNTDGLPGIAVVNKSLSEFKPKEVFVWHCSVMVQCEKLIENGMPSREEVEILDKFGDFLDDKIKGADKKKPNGLFLARITGNKTRELIWRIFNPVITNDFLTDLIEREDHIRNFDYRIDEDEDWKLTEWHLKKRK, from the coding sequence ATGGTTAAAGACAAAGATTTTAGAGTCATAATTCCAAAGCAACAGTATCAAGTTCTCAATTTTAATACAGATGGATTGCCAGGTATTGCAGTTGTGAATAAAAGTTTATCAGAATTTAAACCGAAAGAAGTTTTTGTTTGGCATTGTTCGGTAATGGTGCAATGTGAAAAGCTAATCGAAAATGGAATGCCATCACGAGAAGAAGTTGAAATATTGGACAAATTTGGCGATTTTCTCGATGACAAAATAAAAGGAGCTGATAAGAAAAAACCAAACGGACTTTTTCTCGCAAGAATTACGGGGAATAAAACTCGCGAATTAATATGGCGGATTTTTAACCCAGTAATTACGAATGACTTTCTTACTGACTTAATAGAACGAGAAGACCATATTCGGAATTTTGATTATCGTATTGATGAAGACGAAGATTGGAAATTAACCGAGTGGCATCTGAAAAAAAGAAAATAA